In Desulfofustis limnaeus, the genomic stretch CAGCGGTTTGCTTCCTGCTGGCACTGCTGCTCGGTAATCGTCCCTTCGACCTCCCGGAACGTGCCCATCCGATCCTCGACCGGGATGACCGGCTTAATCGCGCTGGTGGGAGTCGGGATCACATTGACCAGTGAGTCGATCATCGCCGGTGCCATCATCTCGCGTTGGCGGTATTCGATGGGCGGGATGGCGCCGGTGGTAACATAATAATGAATCGATCGAGCGGCATATCTTCCGGCGGCGATGGCCTCGACCATCAAGCGCGGCCCGCTGTAACAGTCACCGCCGGCAAATACTCCCGGCAACGAGGTTTGTAGCGTGTCCTCGTCGGCATCGATGGTGCTGTAGCGGGTTTTGGCCAACCCATCGGCCGCGATAATATCGTTGAGGTCGGCAGCTTGGCCCACCGCCTGAATAACCACATCACAGTCTACTATCTCGTTTGATCCTTCAACCGGTATGACTTCAGGCAGGCCGCCGGTGGGTGAATGGCGCAAGGTCACCTCCTGCACTTCGATTCCGGTCAGTCGGCCGTTTTCACCGATGAACCGCACCGGGGAGACGAGGCAGCGCATGATCACGCCCTCGTTTTCCGCATCGGTGATTTCGTGAGCGTTGGCTTCCATCAGGTCACGGGAGAAACGGAAAATCAGTAGCACGCTGGAGGCCCCTGCGCGCAGCGCCGAGCGGGCACAGTCCATGGCCACGTTACCGGCGCCGATCACCACAAAGCGTTTGCCTTGGATAATTTCCTCATCGGTGTGAAAACGCCGAAGGTAGTCGATACCGCTGTAGATTCCGGTCAGTTCTTTACCCTCCAGGGGGATCATTCGGCCGAACCAGGCTCCGATGGCCAGGTAGACAGCGTCGAATCCGTTGTTGCGCAGGAACTGGATGGTGAAGTCTTTGCCCAGGGTGACGTTGGTATGTGCGGTGATGCCGAGTTCCAAGATGCCTTCGATATCCCAGTCAAGTTGCTCATCAGACAAACGGTAATCTGGAATCCCGTAACGGGGCATACCGCCCAATTTGGGCATCTTCTCGAAAATTTCCACCTGATGGCCGAGGCGACGCAGGTAATAGGCGGCGGACAGTCCGGATGGGCCACCACCGACCACTGCGATTTTATAGCCGGTATCGGCAGCCACGGAAACCGGGATTCGTTTGCCGCTGCTGCGTTCCCAATCGGAGACGAAGCGCTTGACCGGGTTGATGGCGAGCGGATCATCGTTGATCGTACGCCGGCATTCGGTGGCGCACAATTCCGGACAGACCCGGCCGGTTGCCACGGGCAGTGGGTTGTTGTCCTTGATGGTCATCAGCGCTGCACCGTATTCGCCGCGGCGCGCATGAGCGAGGTATTTGGGGATGTTGATTTGGGCCGGACAGCGCTGCCGACACGGCGACAAGCACTGGGTATACTGGTTCCAGTGCAGGATCTTGGTCTTTTCGCCCACCAGGGAGATGATGCCTTTGGGGCAGGCCTCAATGCAACTGCCGCAGCCGACGCACCGATCCGGATCGAAAACCGGCAGGCCGCTGACGTTATCCATGCGAATGGCCGAAAACTTACAGGCCTTGAAACAGGAGCCCAGGCCGAGGCAACCGTTTTCGCAGCGGATGAAGCCGTGGTAGAGTTGAAGTGCCGCCCGGCAATCCTGCAGGCCGGAATAATGGTACTTCCGCGCGGCCCGGTAGCCACCCTCACAGGTTGAGCAGGCGAGTTTTGGTTCGGAACCGGTCACATCGTAACCGAGCAAAGTGCCGATGGCCTCGGCGGTTTCGGTGCCGCCCACCACGCAGACGTTCACCTCGAGTCTTCTCTGCACGATCGCTTCAGCGGTGGCGTTACAACCGGCTTGCCCGCAACCGCCGCAGTTGGCGCCGGGCAGCAGGTTGGCGACCGCCTCGATTCTCGGATCCTCGTCAACATAAAATAATCTGCCGGCTATCCCAAGGATGACGGCAGCGACAAAACCAATACTGGTCAGTAATACGATCGGCGTAATCACAACAACTCTCCTTTTCCTTAATTGGCCATACCCCGGAAACCGATAAACGCGAGCGACATGATCCCGGCAGTCACCAGGGCGATGGCCGTACCCTGCATGCTTCTCGGGATTGCGGATATCTGCAGCCGCTCGCGATGCCCGGCGAACAGCAGAAGGGCTAAGGCATAACCAACCGCACTGGTGCTCGAGAAGACCAGCATTTCAATGAATGCCAGCTCTTTGCGGGCAACGAGCAAAACCACGCCCAGGACCGCGCAGTTGGTGGTGATCAAAGCAAGATAGACACCAAGGGCGTCGTAGAGCACCTTGCTTTTCTTTTTTAATATAATTTCAACAAATTGAACGAGTGAGGCAATAATGAGGATAAAGGTCAGGGTCTGGAGGAACTCGAGACCGTAAGGACGAAGCATGTAGACGAGTACCGCCCAGGTGAAGACGGCGGAGAGGATGGTCACGAAGATGATGGCAGCCGCCATGCCGGCAGCCGTTTCGATCCTCTTGGAGACGCCGAGAAACGGACAGTTTCCGAGATACTGGGCAAGAAGGATATTGTTGACGAAGGTCGCCGATATGGCGAGGTAAAAAAGATCCATGGAGCTACCCCTTAACCCTGTATGAATTTTTCACCGCGCCAGCGGGAAAAGAGATTCTGCAGACCGAGCAGGATACCGAGCGTGACAAACGCGCCCGGCGCCAGGATGAGAAAAGCGAGCGGTTCGAATGCTTCCCCGAAGACAGGCATGCCGAACCACAAACCGGTGCCGAACAATTCCCGGATCGACCCGATCAGCGTCAGCGAAATGGTATAGCCGATGCCGACACTCAGCCCGTCTGTCATGGAAAGAAGCGGCGGGTTCTTCGAGGCGAAGCCTTCCGCTCGTCCGAGGACGATGCAGTTGACCACGATCAGGGGGATATAGATGCCAAGCTGCTCGGACAACGGGAAGAAATAGGCCTTCATCAGTATCTCGACAATGGAGACCAGGGTGGCGATGATAACTATGTAGGAAGCAATGCGGACCTTGCTGGGAATGACGGTTCGCAAAGCGGAGATGATGCCGTTGGACATGATGACGACAAAGGCCAGGGCGAGCCCCATGCCCAGTCCGTTTTCCGCCGAAGTGGTAATCGCCAGTGCCGGACAGAGACCGAGGACCAGGCGAAACGGCGGCAGCCGCTTCCACAGGCCGGCTTTCAGTGTTGCCCCCAGGAGTTGTGCCTGACTCATATCCTTTCCTCGAGTTTTGAGATTGATTGCAGGATCTGATCCTTATGATCGCGCAGGAACTGCAAAACGTCGTTGGTCCCGGCGACGGCGGCTCGAGATGTTGTCGTGGCGCCGCTGATGCCGTCGATATCGCCGCCGTCCTTGGTCAGTGCCACCGTTTTATCGGTGGGTAAACCCTGCCACTGACGTCTGAACGAAACCTCCTCGATGCGGGCCCCGAGCCCTGGCGTCTCGCTGTGGCTGACCACTTCCAGACCTGTCTGGCGGCCGGAACGGAGGTCGACGCCGAACATCAGCTTCAGGTCGCCACCGAATCCGCCCTTGCCGGTAGCCTCGATGGCGAGGGTGGCGATATCATCGCCTTGCTTGCTGAAAAAGACCGGGATGACCGCCCCCTCCAGGGGGATCGTTACCTTGTTGTTCAATACCTCGGTTGCCGGCTTGCCGAATAATCGTTCCAACGCCGGACCGCGAACATAATAGTCGGTTTGTTGCTCAATTCGAGGAGCCAGGCTTTGGTCGGCAAAGGTGAGAATCGCCGAACAGATGCCGGCGATGAGTGAGAGAACGACCACCATGCGTACAATCTCAGACATTTCTCCCCCCTTTCACCTTCGGCTTGATCATATCCAGGAGTGGCGAGCAAATATTTGCCAGCAGCACCGCATAGACGACGCCGTCCACATGCTGTGAGTAGCCCCGGATGAGCATGAGCAGGACACCGGCGAGGATGCCGTAGCAGAACATGGGCACCTTGTTGACCGGTGAGGTGGTGTGGTCGGTTATCAGGAAAAGACCCATGAATGCGGTGCCACCGCTCAGCAAGTGAAAGATCGGGGTGGCGAAGACCTCCGGGTTGGACACGTGCAGCAGGTAGGCGGTGGTCAGCAGACCGGCCAGGAATCCGGCGGGCACCTGCCATTGAATCTCGCGCACCAAGACCAGAAATAGACCGCCCAGGAGCAGTAGCAAGACCATGCCATCGGCCGTACCGGCCACCTGGCGGCCGAGGAAAAGATCGGCCCACTGATACTGGATTTCAGCATTAGCCCCGATGGACTTGAGCAGACGCAGTGGCTCGATCATGGTGGTCGGCCAGTCCATATCCTTCAAGGCGCCGGTGTTGTCCATGCGGCCGGGCCAGGAAAGCTGGAGAACCGCGATACTGAGAACAGCCGGGTGAGCAGGGAAGGCGCCGACGCCGCCGAAAAGCTTCTTGCCCACGATCACCATGAAAAAGCAGCCGGTGAGGATGAGCCACCAGGGAGCGTTGACCGGCAACATGAAGGCAAGCAACAGCGCCAAAACCACACTGCTCCAATTGGAAGTGAGATCGCGAGAAGGAGCCAATCGTTCGGCAAGAAGATCCAGGGCCACAGCGAAACAGATAGATAAACCGACGACCCGCAGCGCTGCCGGTCCGTGAAAATAGAGACTGCCCAACAGTGCCGGCAGCAGGGCAATCGCCCAGCGCTGGTGAGCCAGGGCCAAGCCGGTTCCCATGCGACAATGGGGACCGACAGCCACATCGAGCGTGCCCGGCTCAGTCGGCCGCGGCGGCTGATACATTTTCAGTTCTGTCATTTCTTGGCCTTCTCGTTCCAGTTATATCGTTCTGCCTGAGTCACTTCGTGGTTGCAGAAATGAAGGAGTTGCACGATCGGTCGCTGGGCTGGACACACATGGGCGCAGAGACCGCATTCGTGGCATGCTTCCGGATGGAGATCTTTAGCCGCTTCCAGTTCGCCAAACTCGATCATCCGGTTGACCAGATGTACCTGAATGCCGGCCGGACAGACTCGCGTGCAGCGCCCGCAGAAGATGCATGGGGCGACGGGGTCGAACGGGGAAAGGTCCTCGGCGATAAGGAAGATGCCGCTTTTATACGTGACCGGAGTCAAATCGGAATATTGGGCGACTCCCGTCATCGGTCCGCCGACCACGGTACGCTTATAGTCGGAAGCTTTCAGCCCTTGGCTGCCGAGGATGTGCCGCACCGAACTGCCCAGCGGGAAGCGTACGGTAATCGCTTTATCCTGGTTGGTGCCGCTGATCGTCAGACATTTCTGGAGGAACGGGGAGGTGCCCTGCAGGGCGTCGACCGTGGCTAGCAGGTATTCCAGGTCCTGAACAATGATCCCCTGGCTGATGAAGCTCTCGGTGTTCAGGATCCTCTGACCGAGCAGACGGGCAACGAGTTCGCGCTCGATGCGGGCCGTATAGTGAGTCGGTACGGCTACGACCTCCACCCATTCTGAAAATCGGCTTTGAGCCCAGGAGTGCAAATGCTCCGGGACGGTAAGCCAGATGGGTACGTCGGGGAGCAATGAACGGCCTATCCGAAGCCCTTCCGATAGCGTATCGGCGCGCTGTTCGAGCAGCAACTGGGCAGTGAGGATCGTTGGTTCCTCGTGGATTCCTTTAATAATCACCGCCTTGATCCGTGGCAGTCCCTCGATCTGGCCGTCT encodes the following:
- the rsxE gene encoding electron transport complex subunit RsxE produces the protein MSQAQLLGATLKAGLWKRLPPFRLVLGLCPALAITTSAENGLGMGLALAFVVIMSNGIISALRTVIPSKVRIASYIVIIATLVSIVEILMKAYFFPLSEQLGIYIPLIVVNCIVLGRAEGFASKNPPLLSMTDGLSVGIGYTISLTLIGSIRELFGTGLWFGMPVFGEAFEPLAFLILAPGAFVTLGILLGLQNLFSRWRGEKFIQG
- a CDS encoding FAD-dependent oxidoreductase, with amino-acid sequence MITPIVLLTSIGFVAAVILGIAGRLFYVDEDPRIEAVANLLPGANCGGCGQAGCNATAEAIVQRRLEVNVCVVGGTETAEAIGTLLGYDVTGSEPKLACSTCEGGYRAARKYHYSGLQDCRAALQLYHGFIRCENGCLGLGSCFKACKFSAIRMDNVSGLPVFDPDRCVGCGSCIEACPKGIISLVGEKTKILHWNQYTQCLSPCRQRCPAQINIPKYLAHARRGEYGAALMTIKDNNPLPVATGRVCPELCATECRRTINDDPLAINPVKRFVSDWERSSGKRIPVSVAADTGYKIAVVGGGPSGLSAAYYLRRLGHQVEIFEKMPKLGGMPRYGIPDYRLSDEQLDWDIEGILELGITAHTNVTLGKDFTIQFLRNNGFDAVYLAIGAWFGRMIPLEGKELTGIYSGIDYLRRFHTDEEIIQGKRFVVIGAGNVAMDCARSALRAGASSVLLIFRFSRDLMEANAHEITDAENEGVIMRCLVSPVRFIGENGRLTGIEVQEVTLRHSPTGGLPEVIPVEGSNEIVDCDVVIQAVGQAADLNDIIAADGLAKTRYSTIDADEDTLQTSLPGVFAGGDCYSGPRLMVEAIAAGRYAARSIHYYVTTGAIPPIEYRQREMMAPAMIDSLVNVIPTPTSAIKPVIPVEDRMGTFREVEGTITEQQCQQEANRCLNCGIYCYDQDDLPRDQTRIARSCPNEPHIVEKEEMALPN
- a CDS encoding 4Fe-4S dicluster domain-containing protein, encoding MQGFFKLFSNKSELPTVPDFDPVIRQVEEPDRVVIPLDYPGRIHYLPTVQAGDSVRRGQVIGRSRLGNCAFASISGKVKEITTTWTTHSVHSPAVVIENDGKQGLTPEEMFDGPVTVGDPYSALARIRSAGVNPPWRLSGRDYGDGQIEGLPRIKAVIIKGIHEEPTILTAQLLLEQRADTLSEGLRIGRSLLPDVPIWLTVPEHLHSWAQSRFSEWVEVVAVPTHYTARIERELVARLLGQRILNTESFISQGIIVQDLEYLLATVDALQGTSPFLQKCLTISGTNQDKAITVRFPLGSSVRHILGSQGLKASDYKRTVVGGPMTGVAQYSDLTPVTYKSGIFLIAEDLSPFDPVAPCIFCGRCTRVCPAGIQVHLVNRMIEFGELEAAKDLHPEACHECGLCAHVCPAQRPIVQLLHFCNHEVTQAERYNWNEKAKK
- a CDS encoding RnfABCDGE type electron transport complex subunit D — encoded protein: MTELKMYQPPRPTEPGTLDVAVGPHCRMGTGLALAHQRWAIALLPALLGSLYFHGPAALRVVGLSICFAVALDLLAERLAPSRDLTSNWSSVVLALLLAFMLPVNAPWWLILTGCFFMVIVGKKLFGGVGAFPAHPAVLSIAVLQLSWPGRMDNTGALKDMDWPTTMIEPLRLLKSIGANAEIQYQWADLFLGRQVAGTADGMVLLLLLGGLFLVLVREIQWQVPAGFLAGLLTTAYLLHVSNPEVFATPIFHLLSGGTAFMGLFLITDHTTSPVNKVPMFCYGILAGVLLMLIRGYSQHVDGVVYAVLLANICSPLLDMIKPKVKGGRNV
- a CDS encoding FMN-binding protein, which translates into the protein MSEIVRMVVVLSLIAGICSAILTFADQSLAPRIEQQTDYYVRGPALERLFGKPATEVLNNKVTIPLEGAVIPVFFSKQGDDIATLAIEATGKGGFGGDLKLMFGVDLRSGRQTGLEVVSHSETPGLGARIEEVSFRRQWQGLPTDKTVALTKDGGDIDGISGATTTSRAAVAGTNDVLQFLRDHKDQILQSISKLEERI
- a CDS encoding electron transport complex protein RnfA, yielding MDLFYLAISATFVNNILLAQYLGNCPFLGVSKRIETAAGMAAAIIFVTILSAVFTWAVLVYMLRPYGLEFLQTLTFILIIASLVQFVEIILKKKSKVLYDALGVYLALITTNCAVLGVVLLVARKELAFIEMLVFSSTSAVGYALALLLFAGHRERLQISAIPRSMQGTAIALVTAGIMSLAFIGFRGMAN